The DNA sequence ATATTAAAAAAGGAGAAACCAACATGCCAGAAGGTCCCGAAATCAGAAGGGCTGCCGATAGCGTTGAGCGAGCCCTTAAAAATAAAACGGTACAGGATGTCTATTTTGCCCTCCCCCATTTGGAAGACTACGAAGACCTCTTAAAGGGGGCGGTCGTCACTCGTGTCGACACTAAGGGAAAAGCCATGCTCATCCGCTTCGATAACGGGTACACCATCTACTCCCACAATCAGCTCTACGGAAAATGGATGATCCGGAACCTGTACAACTATCCCAATACTAATCGACAGCTTCGGTTGGCTCTGCATAATGAAAAAAAGTCGGCGCTTCTTTACAGCGCATCCGACATCGAAGTACTCCGTGATGAAGAAGTCTCCAGTCACCATTTTGTGGCCAAAGTGGGTCCTGATATTTTGAGTGAGGAAGTCACTGAGGATGAATTGTTTCAAAGAATGAAAGATAAACGATTCTACAA is a window from the Falsibacillus pallidus genome containing:
- the nei gene encoding endonuclease VIII, which produces MPEGPEIRRAADSVERALKNKTVQDVYFALPHLEDYEDLLKGAVVTRVDTKGKAMLIRFDNGYTIYSHNQLYGKWMIRNLYNYPNTNRQLRLALHNEKKSALLYSASDIEVLRDEEVSSHHFVAKVGPDILSEEVTEDELFQRMKDKRFYKRKWAILLLDQAFVAGIGNYLRSEIMFVAGLHPSLRPVDCSESQLKKAARAIIDLMQQSYKTGGITNDLELAEKLKSQGVKRSQYRHWVFNREGASCFVCGNEIEKTVAASRRLYYCPVCQGI